A window of Nicotiana tabacum cultivar K326 chromosome 24, ASM71507v2, whole genome shotgun sequence contains these coding sequences:
- the LOC107763371 gene encoding cationic peroxidase 1-like: MVSRSFLFLHVLIIFSLAVMAFSDLSDDFYEDVCPKALPTIKRVVEHAIRKERRMGASLLRLHFHDCFVNGCDASILLDQTATIDSEKTARANNNSARGFEVIDKIKSEVDKACGRPVVSCADILAVAARDSVVALHGPTWEVKLGRRDSTTASRSTANNDIPTPFMDLPALINNFKKQGLDEKDLVALSGGHTLGFAQCFTFRNRIYNETNNIESTFARQRQANCPRSGSDSNLASLDPTPALFDSKYFSNLVSKKGLLHSDQALFSGGKTDDPVKKYSKNLRTFSKDFAESMIKMGNIKPLTGKQGQIRVNCRKVTKQC; this comes from the exons ATGGTTTCACGTAGCTTCCTCTTTCTTCATGTGTTGATCATATTTTCTTTAGCAGTTATGGCATTTTCGGATTTATCAGATGATTTCTACGAGGATGTTTGCCCTAAAGCTTTACCAACAATTAAACGGGTTGTGGAGCATGCAATTCGGAAAGAGAGACGAATGGGCGCTTCTCTGCTACGTCTACATTTTCATGATTGTTTCGTTAAT GGTTGTGATGCTTCGATTCTTCTTGACCAAACGGCGACTATTGACAGTGAAAAGACTGCTCGTGCTAATAACAATTCTGCTAGAGGATTTGAGGTGATTGATAAAATTAAGTCTGAGGTTGATAAAGCTTGTGGACGTCCAGTTGTATCTTGTGCGGATATCTTGGCAGTTGCAGCTCGTGACTCTGTAGTTGCT CTACATGGACCAACATGGGAAGTGAAATTGGGAAGAAGAGACTCCACTACAGCAAGTAGAAGCACAGCCAACAATGACATTCCAACTCCATTCATGGACTTACCTGCACTTATCAACAACTTCAAGAAACAAGGTTTGGATGAGAAGGACCTCGTCGCGCTCTCCGGTGGCCATACCCTAGGGTTTGCTCAGTGTTTCACCTTCAGAAATCGGATCTACAATGAGACTAATAACATTGAATCCACCTTTGCAAGGCAACGCCAAGCAAATTGTCCACGAAGTGGAAGTGATTCCAATCTTGCTTCCCTTGATCCAACACCTGCTCTTTTCGACTCGAAATATTTTAGTAACTTGGTGTCCAAGAAAGGGCTTTTGCACTCTGATCAAGCACTATTTAGTGGTGGAAAAACTGATGATCCTGTTAAAAAATATAGTAAGAACTTAAGGACTTTTTCCAAAGATTTTGCTGAGTCTATGATAAAGATGGGTAATATCAAGCCATTGACCGGGAAACAAGGCCAGATTCGAGTAAATTGCAGGAAGGTGACTAAGCAGTGCTAA
- the LOC142178245 gene encoding uncharacterized protein LOC142178245, translating into MSVPLGINDGQSTTRPPMFNEKYYSWWKARIEDFLIVEDYELWTIVNQGHLIPIKQNAQSEIVPKDSSEFVAADFRMIEKNAKAEEILIYGLGPDEYNRTSVYSNAKHIWDALQTAHEGTNQVKRSRIELLMRNFELFSMKESEPIQDMMTRFTIITNKLKSLGKVFILEELVSKVLRILIASWESKVTAIQEAKELDKIPLDELVENLKTHEMRKIELRKEEPKKDKALVLKESEDDESHYDDPDLAMFAKFKRFMKNSKSASKRETRSKHKQTDKANYDGCYKCGKLDHMVKDCQCGKSSGGKNELKRRNGRR; encoded by the coding sequence ATGAGTGTTCCACTTGGAATTAATGACGGACAATCAACTACCAGACCACCCATGTTCAATGAAAAATATTATAGTTGGTGGAAAGCAAGAATTGAAGACTTCTTAATAGTTGAAGACTATGAACTATGGACCATAGTAAACCAAGGTCATTTGATTCCTATTAAACAAAATGCACAAAGTGAAATAGTTCCTAAGGACTCCTCCGAATTTGTGGCAGCAGATTTCAGAATGATAGAGAAGAATGCAAAGGCTGAGGAAATCCTTATCTATGGACTTGGTCCTGATGAGTACAATAGAACTTCTGTGTACTCTAATGCGAAGCATATATGGGATGCACTCCAAACTGCTCATGAAGGAACAaatcaagtaaagagatcaaggatTGAACTACTCATGAGAAACTTTGAGCTTTTCTCTATGAAAGAGTCTGAGCCCATCCAGGATATGATGACTAGGTTCACTATAATAACCAATAAATTGAAATCGCTTGGAAAGGTGTTTATCTTGGAAGAGTTGGTTAGCAAAGTTCTAAGAATCCTTATAGCTTCATGGGAATCAAAAGTCACTGCAATCCAGGAAGCCAAGGAATTGGATAAAATCCCACTTGATGAGTtggttgaaaatttaaaaactcatgaaatgagAAAGATAGAACTGCGCAAAGAAGAACCAAAGAAGGATAAGGCCTTGGTTCTTAAAGAATCTGAGGATGATGAATCTCACTATGATGATCCTGATCTAGCAATGTTTGCCAAGTTCAAGAGGTTCATGAAGAATTCCAAAAGTGCATCCAAGAGAGAGACCCGTAGTAAGCATAAGCAGACCGACAAAGCAAACTATGATGGGTGCTACAAGTGTGGCAAGCTAGATCACATGGTAAAGGACTGCCAATGTGGTAAATCGAGCGGAGGAAAGAACGAGCTAAAAAGGAGAAACGGGAGAAGATGA